A single Thermaerobacter sp. FW80 DNA region contains:
- a CDS encoding disulfide oxidoreductase yields the protein MRRFFQIYGLYLAWVVATVATLGSLYFSEVLGFVPCELCWWQRIFMYPQALLLGLASYRDDRRIIPYLLPLNAAGGCIAAFHYLQEQVPGLRLPVCGADAPCFTPWIDWFGFITIPFMALTAFTLILICLGLARSAADAADEPAPAGAGEGPPAGTGEWGDTP from the coding sequence ATGCGCCGGTTCTTCCAGATCTACGGGCTCTATCTGGCGTGGGTCGTGGCCACGGTGGCGACGCTGGGGAGCCTCTACTTCAGCGAGGTCCTGGGCTTCGTCCCCTGCGAGCTCTGCTGGTGGCAGCGGATCTTCATGTATCCGCAGGCGCTGCTCCTGGGCCTCGCCAGCTACCGGGACGACCGCCGGATCATCCCCTATCTCCTGCCGCTGAATGCCGCAGGCGGGTGCATCGCGGCCTTCCACTACCTGCAGGAGCAGGTGCCCGGGTTGCGCCTGCCCGTCTGCGGGGCCGACGCCCCGTGCTTCACGCCCTGGATCGACTGGTTCGGGTTCATCACCATCCCCTTCATGGCGCTCACCGCCTTCACCCTGATCCTGATCTGCCTCGGGCTGGCCCGGTCGGCGGCCGACGCGGCGGACGAACCGGCCCCGGCTGGCGCCGGGGAGGGGCCCCCGGCAGGCACCGGCGAGTGGGGGGACACGCCCTGA
- a CDS encoding SMP-30/gluconolactonase/LRE family protein, which translates to MTAGTAATGMRCRDVGSRPWRKVPEGFRPWRRAPDGLRPWRRAPSSRGPTGLRTLGSLGALRPLGPVVVAAVLLAVLSRPAVARDGDGSWFRRYPLPAGSQPWSLAVTPDGTVWVTLTGTRRLGALDPVTGRWRFVDLPPAVRQPARLAAGPDGALWLTDNDFGQDPPAVLYRYEPAAARAGPGGGRASGRWRAYPLPFAGASAALPTREGVWVIQFQGNRLARLDPATGRVETHRMPLPEHPWPSTWDLDRDADGRLWTVSPRTGTVYRFDPRDATWASFALPPDVAGPAGVAVTPDGTGVWVTEHGGRTIGRLDVATRAWVPLLTPPAPPGEEIQATRPNDLEWDAEGRLWVALHTGNALARIDPTSATLELFPFPATEPKTWVQWLARAPDGALWFAAYGRDYVGRADPAALPLVQLAATAEAVRVAPGATVGVRLALVDPQRIGGGRVDWEVADLPRGWQARWEERGPGAARVRLVVERGAEAGVYPVVVAARLGDGRVVTRTVRLEVAPEAALPWATLAGFGALVGALTVGWIGVLAGIRGERARRWASRSSPAGAAGGDPPGDEADPA; encoded by the coding sequence ATGACAGCCGGAACGGCGGCGACGGGGATGCGGTGCAGGGACGTCGGGTCGCGCCCGTGGCGCAAGGTGCCCGAGGGGTTTCGCCCGTGGCGCAGGGCGCCCGACGGGTTGCGCCCGTGGCGCAGGGCGCCATCGAGCCGCGGCCCCACGGGCCTGCGGACCCTCGGTTCCCTGGGCGCCCTGCGGCCCCTGGGGCCTGTGGTCGTGGCCGCCGTCCTGCTCGCGGTCCTGTCGCGACCCGCGGTGGCGCGGGACGGGGACGGGTCCTGGTTCCGACGCTACCCGCTGCCGGCGGGGAGCCAGCCCTGGAGCCTGGCGGTGACGCCCGACGGGACCGTATGGGTGACGTTGACCGGGACCCGGCGGCTCGGCGCCCTGGACCCGGTCACGGGCCGGTGGCGGTTCGTCGACCTCCCGCCGGCGGTGAGGCAACCCGCCCGGCTGGCCGCCGGGCCGGACGGCGCCCTGTGGCTGACCGACAACGACTTCGGCCAGGATCCCCCGGCGGTGCTCTACCGCTACGAGCCGGCCGCGGCGCGGGCCGGCCCCGGGGGAGGGCGGGCGTCGGGGAGGTGGCGGGCCTATCCGCTTCCCTTCGCCGGCGCCTCGGCGGCCCTGCCGACGCGGGAGGGGGTCTGGGTCATCCAGTTCCAGGGCAACCGCCTGGCCCGGCTGGACCCGGCCACGGGCCGCGTGGAGACGCACAGGATGCCGCTGCCCGAGCACCCGTGGCCCTCCACCTGGGACCTGGACCGGGACGCCGACGGGCGGCTGTGGACCGTCAGCCCGCGCACCGGCACCGTGTACCGGTTCGACCCGCGGGACGCGACCTGGGCGTCCTTCGCGTTGCCGCCCGACGTGGCGGGACCGGCGGGGGTGGCGGTGACGCCGGACGGCACCGGCGTGTGGGTGACCGAGCACGGCGGCCGCACCATCGGCCGGCTCGACGTGGCGACGCGGGCCTGGGTGCCGCTCCTGACGCCGCCGGCGCCGCCCGGCGAGGAGATCCAGGCCACCCGTCCCAACGACCTGGAGTGGGACGCCGAGGGCCGCCTGTGGGTGGCGCTGCACACCGGCAACGCCCTGGCGCGGATCGATCCCACCAGCGCGACGTTGGAGCTCTTCCCCTTCCCGGCGACGGAGCCGAAGACGTGGGTCCAGTGGTTGGCCCGGGCCCCGGACGGCGCCCTCTGGTTCGCCGCCTACGGCCGCGACTACGTGGGCCGGGCGGATCCCGCCGCCCTGCCCCTGGTGCAGCTCGCGGCCACGGCGGAGGCGGTGCGGGTGGCGCCGGGGGCGACGGTGGGGGTGCGCCTCGCCCTGGTGGACCCGCAGCGCATCGGGGGCGGCCGCGTGGATTGGGAGGTGGCCGACCTGCCCCGCGGCTGGCAGGCCCGGTGGGAGGAACGCGGCCCCGGGGCGGCGCGGGTGCGCCTGGTCGTGGAGCGCGGGGCGGAGGCGGGGGTCTACCCCGTGGTGGTGGCGGCGCGCCTGGGGGACGGACGGGTCGTCACCCGCACCGTGCGCCTCGAGGTGGCGCCGGAGGCCGCCCTGCCGTGGGCCACCCTGGCCGGCTTCGGTGCCCTGGTGGGGGCCTTGACCGTGGGCTGGATCGGCGTGCTGGCCGGGATCCGGGGCGAGCGGGCGCGCCGGTGGGCGAGCCGCTCGTCGCCGGCAGGCGCTGCCGGCGGCGACCCGCCCGGCGACGAGGCGGACCCCGCATGA
- the ptsP gene encoding phosphoenolpyruvate--protein phosphotransferase, translating to MAKGRDAVRDEPAPTPSAPSQPPKGEAGARGTVPAEAGGWAQAADAQDGAATDRTPAAAGNGAGAADAAQEAAARAPEPADERIIEGIAAAPGLALGPAWVYKPPDLTVPPPAGPVEPEAEVARWEAARQQVRTRLDHLAARAREQAGEEEAAIFAAHQLLVDDPELDQRVRQAITAEGRTAAAAVAAVTESFAQALEQLDDEYLRGRAADVRDVGRQLLAALLDVPLDLAPEEPSVIVAHDLAPSDTARWPRERVLGLVTEAGGATSHVAILARGAGVPAVAGAAGAVAAVTPGQPVVVDGSAGRVILNPSPERRRAVEQATAAQAERARRLAALRDLPAVTRDGRRIELAINIGRPEEIGAAEAYGPEGVGLFRTEFLFLDRSRPPGEEEQRQAYAAAVRALRGRRLVLRTLDVGADKRLPFIDWPEEMNPALGLRGARLGLARPDLLRTQLRAVLRAAAEGPISVMFPMVTTREEVRRLRQAVEEAAASLDREGIPRGRVEVGIMVETPAAALAARALAREVDFFSVGTNDLTQYTLAVDRTSQEVAALYDALHPAVLRLILEVGRAAEEAGIWAGVCGELGGEPLATPFLVGAGITELSMHPRALWEVKQVVRGIRYDEARQLAEELVALATGEEVRRRLRGFLEERGLTVEG from the coding sequence TTGGCGAAGGGTCGTGATGCCGTGCGGGACGAACCGGCCCCAACGCCCAGCGCACCCAGCCAGCCGCCAAAGGGGGAGGCCGGAGCCCGCGGCACGGTGCCGGCCGAGGCCGGCGGCTGGGCGCAGGCCGCGGACGCCCAGGACGGAGCCGCCACGGACCGGACGCCGGCGGCCGCGGGGAATGGCGCCGGCGCGGCCGACGCCGCGCAGGAGGCCGCTGCGCGGGCGCCGGAACCGGCGGACGAGCGCATCATCGAGGGGATCGCCGCCGCACCGGGGCTCGCCCTGGGCCCGGCCTGGGTCTACAAACCGCCCGACCTGACGGTACCACCGCCCGCCGGTCCCGTCGAGCCCGAGGCGGAGGTGGCCCGCTGGGAGGCCGCCCGCCAGCAGGTGCGGACGCGGCTGGACCACCTGGCCGCTCGCGCCCGGGAGCAGGCCGGCGAGGAGGAGGCGGCGATCTTCGCCGCCCATCAGTTGCTGGTGGACGATCCCGAACTGGATCAGCGGGTGCGCCAGGCGATCACCGCCGAGGGGCGCACCGCCGCGGCGGCGGTCGCCGCGGTCACCGAGTCCTTCGCCCAGGCCCTCGAGCAGCTGGACGACGAGTACCTGCGCGGCCGCGCCGCCGACGTCCGCGACGTGGGCCGCCAGCTGCTGGCCGCCTTGCTGGACGTGCCGCTGGACCTGGCCCCCGAGGAGCCCAGCGTCATCGTCGCCCACGACCTGGCCCCCTCGGACACCGCCCGCTGGCCGCGGGAGCGGGTGCTCGGTCTGGTGACGGAGGCCGGCGGCGCCACCTCCCACGTGGCCATCCTGGCGCGCGGGGCCGGGGTCCCGGCGGTGGCAGGTGCCGCCGGCGCCGTGGCCGCCGTCACCCCCGGGCAGCCGGTGGTGGTCGACGGCTCGGCCGGCCGCGTCATCCTCAACCCGAGCCCGGAGCGGCGGCGCGCGGTGGAACAGGCCACCGCCGCCCAGGCCGAGCGGGCCCGCCGCCTGGCGGCCTTGCGGGACCTGCCCGCCGTGACGCGGGACGGTCGCCGGATCGAACTGGCCATCAACATCGGCCGACCGGAGGAGATCGGCGCCGCCGAGGCCTACGGCCCCGAGGGCGTGGGCCTCTTCCGCACGGAGTTCCTGTTCCTGGACCGGTCGCGCCCGCCCGGGGAGGAGGAGCAGCGGCAGGCGTATGCCGCCGCCGTCCGGGCCTTGCGGGGGCGGCGGCTGGTGCTGCGCACGCTGGACGTGGGCGCCGACAAGCGGCTGCCCTTCATCGATTGGCCCGAGGAGATGAACCCCGCCCTGGGCCTGCGGGGTGCGCGCCTCGGCCTGGCGCGCCCGGACCTCTTGCGCACCCAGCTCCGCGCGGTGCTGCGGGCCGCGGCGGAGGGCCCCATCAGCGTGATGTTCCCCATGGTCACCACCCGGGAGGAGGTGCGGCGCCTGCGCCAGGCGGTGGAGGAGGCCGCCGCCTCCCTGGACCGGGAGGGGATCCCCCGCGGCCGGGTGGAAGTCGGGATCATGGTGGAGACGCCGGCGGCCGCCCTCGCAGCCCGCGCCCTGGCCCGCGAGGTCGACTTCTTCTCGGTGGGGACCAACGACCTGACCCAGTACACCCTGGCCGTGGACCGCACCAGCCAGGAGGTCGCCGCCCTCTACGACGCCCTCCACCCGGCGGTGTTGCGCCTGATCCTGGAGGTGGGCCGGGCGGCCGAGGAGGCGGGCATCTGGGCCGGGGTGTGCGGCGAGCTGGGGGGCGAGCCCCTGGCGACGCCCTTCCTGGTCGGCGCGGGGATCACCGAGCTGAGCATGCACCCGCGGGCGCTATGGGAGGTCAAGCAGGTGGTCCGGGGGATCCGCTACGACGAGGCGCGCCAGCTGGCCGAGGAGCTGGTGGCCCTGGCCACCGGCGAGGAGGTGCGAAGGCGGCTGCGCGGCTTTCTCGAGGAGCGCGGCTTGACGGTGGAGGGGTGA
- a CDS encoding NAD(P)/FAD-dependent oxidoreductase: MAQRVVIAGGGWGGIKAALELRARLDPGHEVVLVDPNPTFRLGFRKTWLLVGKTRPGEATRSKHALAARGIRYLQAHVTAIDPEGRWVEVEPAGGAAGGAAASPAAAGDRRRLEWDYLIVALGAQPRPDRVPGFLEAPNAFNLYDPDGALAAGRRLAALTGGRIVVAILGLPYKCPPAPYEAALLVDDYLRQGWRRPPGPGQDGATAADAAGQELQDGRPAAAGTGIPARQAGDRAAFEIAVFTPQPSSLPVAGPAGCQAIESSLALRQIAFHPNRRFVRVEPGALVDAEGNREPYDLLLGVPPHRVPQVAVDAGLAPADGWIAVDPATLRTRHPRVYAIGDCTQIAMANGQPLPKAGIFAEGEAAVAAAAIAAEITGGPPPERYRGEGYCFLELGGGLATVVRGEFLAEPAPRVEVASPSREFLARKLAFERERLEGWFGADAGGGR; encoded by the coding sequence GTGGCGCAGCGCGTGGTCATCGCCGGCGGCGGGTGGGGCGGCATCAAGGCCGCCCTGGAGCTGCGCGCCCGGCTGGATCCAGGTCACGAGGTGGTGCTCGTCGACCCCAACCCCACCTTCCGCCTGGGGTTCCGCAAGACGTGGCTCCTCGTGGGCAAGACGCGGCCCGGCGAGGCCACCCGGTCCAAGCACGCCCTGGCCGCGCGCGGCATCCGGTACCTGCAGGCGCACGTCACCGCCATCGACCCCGAAGGGCGGTGGGTGGAGGTGGAACCGGCGGGCGGCGCCGCGGGGGGCGCCGCGGCGTCCCCCGCGGCCGCCGGGGACCGGCGCCGGCTGGAGTGGGACTACCTGATCGTCGCCCTGGGGGCCCAGCCACGGCCGGACCGGGTCCCCGGCTTCCTGGAGGCACCGAACGCCTTCAACCTGTACGATCCCGACGGCGCCCTGGCCGCCGGCCGGCGACTGGCGGCCTTGACGGGCGGGCGCATCGTGGTGGCCATCCTCGGTCTGCCCTACAAGTGCCCGCCGGCTCCCTACGAGGCGGCCCTGTTGGTTGACGACTACCTGCGCCAGGGATGGCGCCGACCCCCCGGTCCGGGGCAGGACGGGGCCACCGCTGCCGACGCCGCGGGCCAAGAGCTCCAGGATGGGCGGCCCGCCGCGGCGGGGACCGGCATCCCCGCGCGCCAGGCTGGGGACCGGGCCGCCTTCGAGATCGCCGTCTTCACCCCGCAGCCGAGCTCCCTGCCCGTGGCGGGCCCCGCCGGCTGTCAGGCCATCGAATCCAGCCTGGCCTTGCGCCAGATCGCCTTCCACCCCAACCGCCGGTTCGTCCGGGTCGAACCGGGGGCGCTGGTGGACGCCGAGGGGAACCGGGAGCCCTACGATCTCCTGCTCGGCGTGCCGCCCCACCGGGTGCCGCAGGTCGCCGTCGATGCCGGCCTGGCGCCGGCCGACGGGTGGATCGCGGTGGATCCGGCCACCCTGCGCACGCGCCATCCGCGGGTGTACGCCATCGGCGACTGCACCCAGATCGCCATGGCCAACGGCCAGCCCTTGCCCAAGGCGGGCATCTTCGCCGAGGGCGAGGCCGCGGTGGCGGCCGCGGCCATCGCGGCCGAGATCACCGGCGGCCCGCCGCCGGAGCGCTATCGCGGCGAGGGCTACTGCTTCCTCGAGCTGGGCGGCGGGCTGGCGACGGTGGTGCGCGGCGAGTTCCTGGCCGAACCCGCGCCGCGGGTCGAGGTGGCGTCCCCTTCCCGGGAGTTCCTGGCCCGCAAGCTGGCGTTCGAGCGGGAACGCCTCGAGGGCTGGTTCGGCGCGGATGCTGGGGGCGGCCGCTGA
- a CDS encoding NAD(P)/FAD-dependent oxidoreductase produces MDERATGPAGASRDGAPHVVIVGAGYAGFATARRLRAAPARVTLVNPYPYHYFTTLLHEPVARPRQRERIALPLAPYLPPNVRLWLGRAVAIDPRRRAVEVEERATGSRRWLEADRLVVAVGSEPLFFGIAGLEERALTVRDLTSGPLIRSTVEHRLARYAAGAMGAEGRRIVVGGGGYTGVELAAELAEARDDLARATGVAAHAIEIYLVEAAPTLLPGFDPALTRYVTRFLERAGVRVITGTPIAEVTPRHVVLADGRRLEAGTVIWTGGVRAHRLVEQAGFEVDRRGRAWVDGHLQARGFEGVYLAGDAAAFPGDDGRPLPPTAQVALQQGEYLGRALARRLRGLPVEPFRPRVLGTVISLGRRDGVGLLGRGYRVTGRAARVLKSATLWRYLYRIGGARLLMRVLGGAPLQPLPGRPEP; encoded by the coding sequence GTGGACGAACGGGCCACGGGCCCAGCCGGGGCATCCCGGGACGGCGCACCCCATGTGGTGATCGTGGGGGCGGGTTACGCGGGGTTCGCCACAGCCCGCCGGCTGCGGGCGGCGCCCGCCCGGGTAACCCTGGTCAACCCCTATCCGTATCACTACTTTACAACACTCCTCCACGAGCCCGTGGCGCGACCGCGCCAACGGGAGCGGATCGCCCTGCCCCTGGCGCCCTACCTGCCGCCGAACGTGCGGCTTTGGCTGGGTCGAGCCGTGGCCATCGATCCGCGCCGGCGGGCGGTGGAGGTGGAGGAACGGGCGACGGGCAGTCGGCGCTGGCTCGAGGCCGACCGGCTGGTGGTGGCGGTGGGCAGCGAGCCGTTGTTCTTCGGCATCGCCGGGCTCGAGGAGCGGGCGCTGACCGTCCGCGACCTGACCTCCGGGCCCCTGATCCGCAGCACGGTGGAGCATCGCCTGGCGCGCTACGCGGCGGGGGCGATGGGCGCCGAGGGGCGCCGCATCGTCGTCGGCGGCGGCGGTTACACCGGGGTCGAGCTGGCTGCGGAGCTGGCCGAGGCGCGGGACGACCTGGCGCGGGCGACGGGGGTGGCGGCCCACGCCATCGAGATCTACCTCGTCGAGGCGGCGCCCACCCTGCTGCCGGGATTCGACCCGGCGTTGACGCGCTACGTCACTCGGTTCCTCGAACGCGCGGGGGTGCGGGTGATCACCGGCACCCCCATCGCCGAGGTGACGCCGCGCCACGTGGTGCTGGCCGACGGGCGCCGGTTGGAGGCCGGCACGGTGATCTGGACCGGGGGCGTGCGGGCCCACCGGCTGGTGGAGCAGGCCGGCTTCGAGGTGGACCGGCGCGGTCGGGCGTGGGTCGACGGCCACCTCCAGGCGCGCGGGTTCGAAGGGGTGTACCTGGCGGGCGATGCGGCCGCCTTTCCGGGCGACGACGGTCGCCCGTTGCCGCCCACCGCCCAGGTGGCCCTGCAACAGGGCGAGTACCTGGGGCGCGCCCTGGCGCGCCGGCTGCGGGGGCTGCCGGTGGAGCCCTTCCGGCCGCGCGTCCTGGGCACGGTGATCAGCCTCGGCCGGCGGGACGGGGTTGGCTTGCTGGGGAGGGGGTACCGGGTGACGGGGCGGGCGGCCCGGGTGCTCAAATCGGCCACGCTGTGGCGATACCTGTATCGGATCGGCGGGGCGCGGCTGCTGATGCGGGTCCTGGGGGGCGCGCCGCTCCAGCCGCTACCCGGCCGGCCGGAGCCGTGA
- a CDS encoding HPr family phosphocarrier protein, with protein MAEVTVTIQHPTGLHARPAALFVQAASRFRSQIEVQANGKTANAKSMMAILGLGARQGTVLTIRAEGDDAAEAVAALKELVETNFGEGS; from the coding sequence ATGGCGGAGGTCACCGTCACCATCCAGCATCCCACGGGCCTGCACGCCCGTCCGGCGGCGCTCTTCGTCCAGGCCGCCAGCCGCTTCCGCAGCCAGATCGAGGTCCAGGCCAACGGCAAGACGGCCAACGCCAAGAGCATGATGGCCATCCTCGGCCTGGGGGCGCGCCAGGGCACCGTGCTGACCATCCGCGCCGAGGGCGACGACGCCGCCGAGGCCGTGGCGGCGCTCAAGGAGCTCGTGGAGACCAACTTTGGCGAAGGGTCGTGA
- a CDS encoding copper resistance CopC family protein, which translates to MITGIIGAPGLCPTGARVASGDGGTGGGSRRPPRCRRRPWAGAVLRAAAGLAVLLVVAGFAAGFGTGRAEAHAALVGSEPERGARLEEPPREVALTFSEPVEAEFSELTLSREGGGAVELGPVRAEGETLRAEVRGPMPAGDYVLRYRVLSQDGHPVEGEVPFSVTAAAPSPGAGTTDQQPAPPAAEPDEPGGAAPPASPQPAPPGGGTPRWLWAAAVAVVAALAAGLMTLRRRTRR; encoded by the coding sequence ATGATCACCGGAATCATCGGAGCCCCGGGTCTTTGCCCGACGGGAGCGAGGGTGGCGTCGGGCGACGGCGGCACCGGCGGCGGGTCGCGGCGCCCGCCGCGCTGTCGGCGCAGACCATGGGCAGGCGCGGTCCTGCGGGCCGCCGCCGGCCTGGCGGTCCTGCTGGTGGTGGCGGGGTTCGCCGCGGGGTTCGGAACCGGGCGGGCCGAGGCCCACGCCGCCCTGGTGGGCAGCGAGCCGGAGCGGGGAGCCCGCCTCGAGGAGCCGCCGCGGGAGGTGGCGCTGACCTTCTCGGAGCCGGTGGAGGCCGAATTCAGCGAGCTCACGTTGAGCCGCGAGGGCGGCGGTGCGGTGGAGCTGGGGCCGGTGCGGGCGGAGGGGGAGACCCTGCGCGCCGAGGTCCGCGGTCCCATGCCCGCGGGCGACTACGTCCTGCGTTACCGCGTGCTCTCCCAGGACGGCCACCCCGTGGAGGGGGAGGTGCCCTTCTCCGTGACGGCGGCGGCGCCGTCACCGGGCGCGGGGACCACCGATCAGCAGCCCGCTCCGCCGGCGGCCGAGCCGGACGAACCCGGCGGTGCCGCCCCCCCGGCCTCGCCGCAGCCGGCGCCGCCAGGCGGTGGCACACCGCGGTGGCTGTGGGCGGCGGCGGTGGCCGTCGTCGCCGCGTTGGCGGCCGGCCTCATGACCCTGCGCCGTCGCACCCGGCGGTGA
- a CDS encoding CopD family protein has product MPELAAGILRWIGLLGLMGLAGPAILDGWILRGRPGLDPGPGHARRSRRLAVTGGLLLAASALAAAVVAAWELTQARPASLGRFLVGTHAGRAALIQAAVGLAGAVLAWRCWPGGLPAGRTWVLVALAAVAAVVWNSHAGIRGGSALVVDGLHVAAVALWIGGLLRLALLDWRALEHRGELGSPRVLAALIRRFSDLGALAVLATAVSGILAARRNLYGADALIRSPYGQALLAKLALVAVLLAIAAVNLFALRPWLERAAGAVTRRTGGARRRRGALGGAGAWSADGPGRDAADAVGAGHGAGGAGDPPPAAGRRPAVVVRRLVRAEAVAAVAVLLASGILAVLPPADRPAAATEPVTWRAEVGGEPVELALQPGQRGAVTLSARSLGRVPLARGLVRLDMPEHPMGLYQIALSPPADRGAGSTGTLEARAVLPMPGLWRLTWTLALENGAQATVTTDFEAAGAPGNQRQGRLSLRAAFQSTGGAIQATVALLGLVEAAALVAIGWRRLWPIPFGAGLIALALAAWLLGQVAWIDAYPTTYVPNPLPDSPAVVAQGRRVYETHCAACHGPEGRGDGPAAAGMLPPPADLTGVHVRQHTDGDLYWWITHGIEGTAMPAFEDVLTEEERWAVIRFIRRLDPRDR; this is encoded by the coding sequence GTGCCCGAGCTGGCGGCCGGAATCCTCCGCTGGATCGGCCTGCTGGGCCTGATGGGTCTCGCCGGGCCCGCCATCCTGGACGGCTGGATCCTCCGCGGCCGCCCCGGGCTCGACCCGGGGCCGGGTCACGCCCGGCGCAGCCGCCGCCTGGCCGTCACGGGCGGGCTCCTGCTGGCCGCCAGCGCCCTGGCGGCGGCCGTGGTCGCCGCGTGGGAGCTCACCCAGGCCCGTCCCGCGTCGCTGGGCCGGTTCCTCGTGGGCACCCACGCCGGGCGCGCGGCCCTGATCCAGGCGGCGGTGGGCCTGGCTGGCGCGGTCCTGGCCTGGCGATGCTGGCCCGGCGGGCTGCCGGCGGGCCGGACGTGGGTCCTGGTGGCCCTCGCCGCCGTCGCCGCGGTGGTGTGGAACAGCCACGCCGGCATCCGCGGCGGTTCGGCGCTGGTGGTCGACGGCCTGCACGTGGCGGCGGTCGCCCTCTGGATCGGCGGCCTCCTGCGCCTGGCGCTCCTGGACTGGCGTGCGCTGGAGCACCGTGGGGAGCTGGGATCGCCGCGGGTCCTGGCCGCCTTGATCCGTCGCTTCTCCGATCTGGGGGCGCTGGCCGTCCTGGCGACAGCCGTCAGCGGCATCCTGGCCGCCCGGCGCAACCTCTACGGCGCCGACGCCCTGATCCGCAGCCCCTACGGCCAGGCGTTGCTGGCCAAGCTGGCCCTGGTGGCCGTGCTGCTGGCCATCGCCGCGGTCAACCTCTTCGCCCTGCGGCCGTGGCTGGAGCGCGCCGCCGGGGCGGTCACGCGCCGGACCGGAGGCGCCAGGCGTCGCCGCGGGGCGCTGGGCGGGGCGGGTGCCTGGAGCGCCGACGGGCCGGGCCGCGACGCGGCCGATGCCGTCGGCGCGGGGCACGGGGCGGGGGGCGCCGGCGACCCGCCGCCGGCGGCGGGTCGCCGGCCGGCCGTCGTGGTGCGGCGCCTGGTTCGCGCCGAGGCCGTCGCCGCGGTGGCGGTCCTCCTGGCCTCCGGCATCCTGGCGGTGCTGCCGCCGGCCGATCGCCCCGCCGCGGCCACGGAACCGGTCACCTGGCGGGCCGAGGTGGGCGGCGAACCGGTGGAACTGGCGCTGCAGCCCGGCCAGCGCGGGGCCGTGACCCTCTCCGCCCGGTCGCTGGGCCGGGTGCCGCTGGCCCGCGGGCTGGTGCGCCTGGACATGCCCGAGCACCCCATGGGCCTGTATCAGATCGCCCTGAGCCCGCCGGCGGATCGCGGCGCGGGGAGCACCGGGACCCTGGAGGCCCGCGCGGTGCTGCCCATGCCGGGGCTCTGGCGCCTCACGTGGACCCTGGCGCTGGAGAACGGGGCCCAGGCCACGGTGACCACGGACTTCGAGGCGGCGGGTGCGCCGGGCAACCAGCGTCAGGGGCGGCTCAGCCTGCGCGCGGCCTTCCAGTCGACGGGCGGGGCGATCCAGGCGACGGTGGCCCTGCTGGGCCTGGTCGAGGCGGCGGCCCTGGTGGCCATCGGGTGGCGGCGGCTGTGGCCGATCCCCTTCGGGGCGGGCCTGATCGCCCTGGCCCTGGCCGCCTGGCTCCTGGGACAGGTGGCCTGGATCGACGCCTACCCCACCACGTACGTGCCCAACCCGCTGCCCGACAGCCCGGCGGTCGTCGCGCAGGGCCGCCGCGTCTACGAGACCCACTGCGCCGCCTGCCACGGGCCCGAGGGACGGGGCGACGGCCCGGCCGCGGCGGGCATGCTGCCCCCACCCGCCGACCTGACCGGCGTCCACGTACGGCAGCACACCGACGGCGACCTCTACTGGTGGATCACCCACGGCATCGAGGGCACCGCCATGCCGGCCTTCGAGGACGTCCTCACGGAGGAGGAGCGCTGGGCGGTGATCCGGTTCATCCGCCGCCTCGATCCCCGGGACCGTTGA
- a CDS encoding cold-shock protein yields the protein MTGTVKWFNAEKGYGFITRDDGQGDVFVHFSAIVGTGYRTLEEGQKVTFDVVEGEKGPKAQNVIVL from the coding sequence TTGACCGGGACAGTCAAGTGGTTCAATGCGGAGAAGGGCTACGGCTTCATCACCCGCGACGATGGCCAGGGTGACGTCTTCGTCCACTTCTCCGCGATCGTCGGCACCGGTTACCGGACCCTGGAAGAGGGCCAGAAGGTCACCTTCGACGTCGTCGAGGGCGAGAAGGGGCCGAAGGCCCAGAACGTCATCGTTCTGTAA